The genomic stretch GGCCGGTCGTCGAGTTTATCGTGCTGCTGCCGCTGATCGTTCCGCCGATAATATTGGTATTCGGTTATGTGCGGATGTTCTCCTCTTCATCGCTGATTCCTCTTACAGGAACGTCTCGCGGGTCAGATATATTGTTGATATGTGGTTACGTGACGCTAGCGCTTCCGTATCTGTACCGAGCTGTTGATACCGGCCTCCAAGCAATCAATGCCCGCGTGCTCACTGAAGCCGCAACAATTCTTGGCGCCAGACCAATCACTATTATCACCCGCATAATTCTACCCAATATAATGGTTTCTGTGCTGTCTGGTGCGTTCCTGACTTTCGCCGTTGTAATCAGTGAGTTCGTAATGGCGAGTCTTCTCACGAGGCCTGCCTTTGGCCCCTACATCCAGAGAGTTGGGGTCGCAAAGGCCTATGAACCGGCGGCATTGGTCATTCTGTCATTCTTCATTACCTGGACCGCCATGGGACTGGTCCAAATTTTGGCGCGCTTTTCCCCTCCTGTGCGAAGAGAGAGTAAATGAATCTGGTCGCGTCCTCCGCCAAAGCAAATGCCGCTCTTCACCTTTCCGGGGTCATCAAACGGTTCGGGGGGCATGAAGTCGTTCGCAATCTAGATCTTGAAGTACGGAAAGGCGAATTCATTTCGGTTCTTGGCCCATCCGGCTGCGGAAAGACTACGGTCTTGCGTATGATTGCAGGATTTGAGTATCCGACAACTGGCCGAATTCTGATTGATGGGAGAGATGTTTCCAGGTTGCGCCCAGA from Mesorhizobium sp. NZP2077 encodes the following:
- a CDS encoding ABC transporter permease subunit, translated to MHLLRWICLSLGVAFFLMPLISTAKFSLSLRRDGYSLDAYRYVFADPDFISSFSYSALIALCTIFVGTVLVVPTVYLVRLRLPWLRPVVEFIVLLPLIVPPIILVFGYVRMFSSSSLIPLTGTSRGSDILLICGYVTLALPYLYRAVDTGLQAINARVLTEAATILGARPITIITRIILPNIMVSVLSGAFLTFAVVISEFVMASLLTRPAFGPYIQRVGVAKAYEPAALVILSFFITWTAMGLVQILARFSPPVRRESK